In Scomber japonicus isolate fScoJap1 chromosome 19, fScoJap1.pri, whole genome shotgun sequence, a single genomic region encodes these proteins:
- the rnf208 gene encoding RING finger protein 208: protein MSCLRRQPVTIPMDTVKIIQSEKFPRECPVPVTQPRYAPPPRVAWDGGGEGEIIVNQACSDLNLDITGSPRPMVSSPAPVTRREQSFLAQRKTSANEICYHQFHYKMEDVIVNQYVLRSSSTSSSTSSSSSSGPVMPCEPLDCPTCGHTYNFAGKRPRILSCLHSVCEECLQILYESCPKYKFISCPTCRRETVLFTDYGLAALAINTSILSRLPSDPNGPVQWGGDADRSCYQTVRQYCQSACTCQIANPLSSCGIM from the coding sequence ATGTCCTGCCTCAGGCGTCAGCCCGTCACCATCCCCATGGACACCGTCAAGATCATCCAGTCGGAGAAGTTCCCCAGAGAGTGCCCTGTGCCCGTCACCCAGCCGCGCTATGCCCCACCCCCCAGAGTGGCGTGGGACGGTGGAGGTGAAGGTGAAATTATTGTCAACCAGGCCTGCAGCGACCTGAACCTGGACATAACGGGCTCTCCCCGGCCTATGGTGTCATCCCCGGCCCCCGTGACGCGCAGGGAGCAGAGCTTCCTGGCGCAGCGTAAAACCAGTGCCAACGAGATCTGCTACCACCAGTTCCACTACAAGATGGAAGACGTCATAGTCAACCAGTACGTGCTAcgctcctcctccacctcctcctccacgtcCTCCTCATCCTCGTCGGGGCCGGTCATGCCTTGCGAGCCCCTGGACTGCCCCACCTGCGGCCACACCTACAACTTCGCCGGAAAGCGCCCGCGCATCCTCTCTTGCCTGCACTCAGTGTGTGAGGAGTGCCTGCAGATCCTCTACGAGTCCTGTCCCAAGTACAAGTTCATCTCCTGCCCCACGTGCCGGCGTGAGACAGTGCTGTTCACTGACTATGGCCTGGCTGCTCTGGCCATCAACACCAGCATCCTGAGCCGCTTGCCCTCGGACCCAAACGGGCCCGTGCAGTGGGGCGGGGACGCAGATCGCAGCTGCTACCAGACTGTGCGCCAATACTGCCAGTCAGCCTGCACCTGCCAGATCGCCAACCCCTTGTCCTCCTGTGGCATCATGTAG